From the Porites lutea chromosome 5, jaPorLute2.1, whole genome shotgun sequence genome, the window AAACCTGTTCACACTGCGACGAAAAGTGGCAGAAACCTATCGCGGCGATATGTGACGATCCACTTTAAAGATCGGCGGTGGTGCAGCGCAGTTTCGCTCCTTAACAGAAGTAGCCggaaaatcaccgttcttatatATGAACTGACAGAAGCAAAAATCCGGTATTATTTTCGTGTCTGTGCAAGGACTTTCCGGCATAGTGGGACTAATCATAGCTTTCAGAGTTCTTCAGATGCCACATAACCTACCACATAATTCCGTGGCTACAATTCGATGTTACGAACGTTTCAATCGGCTAGGTTAGATTACAACATTGCCACTCCCTATAaacatgtcatgtcatgttggAGAAACGAACTGTTGAGTCAAAAAGGTGTGATCAGGAGTAAGGTGATAAAAGGCACCTCGGTTCACCATAACAATATTGCggcagtaaaagaaaaaaaagcttaattATTGTAGAGATCTTTGCTGGTGTTGAATAATAATTGTAGAGATTATAGTTTAGATTTTTGTGCTCTTTAGCAGATCACTAGGAAACCCACTTCTGGGTGTGAGAAGTGAAGATTCGGATTATCAGGGCAGTTCGGAAAAAATAACATCCAATTTCCGACCATTGGTGCCAATACAATAAGCAACGCAGGAACCTTTTTTACAACTTCTGCAGCTAAGTTCTGGTTTGGAAGtcagtatacagctatttcgagaaaggttgtcggaaaaaatgagGACACGACCATCCCGAAAGGTATAAATGTGGGATATGATCGATACACTGTTCCTGatgactgtagctgtcgaacctacttttgtttctttactttactttacatatttccatggcctttcgtgccaattttttaaaatttctctgaagaacagtgaactcaaaaccacccacaatgcctttcggaATTGTTAGGttcactttttccgacaacctctctcgaaatagctgtatataacACACTATTCACTGAAGACACACAATCAGGGTCAGCAATGGAAAGGAAGATATCCGCCTCGGCGTTCATCCGATacccctcctcgatctgcataatttgTATAATTCTTTTATTTAATGGATCATACACCAGGAACGAAGTCAGCACCAGCAAGAGTGTTTCAATGGTTGTAGCAAGAACTTAATTTATGCACctacatttattcatttaatacaTAATACATATTTACATAACAATAGTGCTTCATtttataatgataattataaatttTTGAATGGCAAGGGTAAGATTAAATATTGTAGGAGCTTCAGTATGAATGGCGTCACTTTGATATATCGTGCTATTATCCAAATTCATAGCCAGGCCAAGAAAACCAGAAGAAACGAAAGCCTGTCATCACTCTTCTTCCTCGTGTTCTCAGGACATGACGTCAATGGATATATCGACAGTGGCCTATTTCATAAACGAATGTCCAGCTTTTGTCAGTTTCTATATATTTGATGTcattctttaaaataaattaaaggctTTTAAACTTTATCTGCGTTTGTTGTTCATTTCTAAGTTATACGCTGAGAATCTCGAGAAAAGCAATCTCCCTGTTCCCCACAAGACGGGCTATTCAGCCTAATGATTCAAATTAGTGGAAAAGCGAGACCATTATGTGGTATCTTTGTGTTCTAAAAGGTTAATTCGAATCACACATGTTTTTGACCACATGATGCAAAAGGCAAAACAGGTTGTGCAAgatcactattttttttttcgtacctGCTAACTGATAAAAAAACCAATTGTCTAGTCTGTGTCTGTGTATACAACAACCCCTTAGGATTTTTCCTCAGgagagctattttgaatgcacCGACACAAATATCATAAGGTACATTGCGTGTTGGACTGGAGAGTGAACTGATCGAGTGAGACAATTTGAACGTGAGTTAAAAACGAGGGTTGTAAAAGAGCCGGCTTCTTTGGCACTCTAAGAAAGGGCATAACAGATTCTATGGTAAATAACTTCTAAGCGCACCTGTATTTACTATAAACACGttaaacaacaagaaaatatATTGGAAGTTGGTGACACTACACAAATGCTTGTGGAAGTAACGTCATATGAAATTGGTTGAGGATATACAGTACAGAGGCACCCAACGCAACGACTTAATGGTTCCAATTAAGTCAGGAGTGTCTTATGGGAATTTTGGTCTTCTCGAAAGTTTTTGGATGGTTTTCCTCTCATCCGAAACTGTTAGCTACCATGATGGGTCCAATGGTCGAAAAATAGAGGACATGGAGTAGCCGTACTTTGTACCGAAATTCGCAGGAGACCttctttaataataatggtaatatcttgggaaaaaaatgtcaaaatcgTCGATAAGTTTAAAGAAAACTCCGAATACCTTTTCCGAATAGGACTGGCAGTTATCCAGGAATTTTAGGCCTTTCTCGAACTCAAGAAGTTTCTTGGCAATATTTTCTCCTTGGAACAGTTATGTTACAgaaaaaaagtcgttgggtCCCCCCTGACAGTAGCCTGCGAGGAAGCTCATTGTGAGACGTCGCGCGTGAGTGGGACACGAAAGGAGGTGTGAGAGTGAGGAACAGCCAGCGACAGTCGAACTCGAAATGGAGtcgagcttgctcgcaggttaaACATACAGGTTCGAATTCTCCTGAACGTTTAAACTGTTCATATGCACCATCTGGTAACCATTGGGAATCTCTTATGATAACCTATCGAACGACGGTAATTTCTGTGTCGAGCCTTAGAATGActcattaattttaaatataACTCTTTCTTACCCTATTTacttatataaatatatatgagCATAATATTCAGAGCAGATTACAGCAAAGAGCCCAAAAGTGTGAACGctttgatttattcacattctttcctACAGATTTAATCCAGTCAGAAGCCAGCTACAAACTGTCCTCCACTTCTGATAGGTTAATCTCTGAATGAAAGGATGTGATTTGATTAAAGGAGTCACACTtctgggctccttgctgtaaagGTTTGATTTTAgccgttttttttaaataagcaaAGCAGGAAAAATCATGGTAAGGAAAAGACAGGCTCAAGGAGAGGTTACATGCAATAACATCACAGGTTAATGAGCCCGCAAGACTAACATTCATCATCACCACTGGGCACCGAGGCTTTTAGTATTTATGTATTGTATGGGAACGAAAATGTACCAACACATATTCCCCTCAAACACTTTAGTTGCCCTCATAGACATCCCCATACACCTCGTACCTGCTATGTTTTCCCTCAAAACTGCTGGGCACTAAAACTGATATCGATAGATGTCATTTAATGCCTTCCATTCTGGGACGGGACTAGACTTGACGGGATGGGGCTGGCTCTATTGTTCTTCTTTATTCCAACTATGCTTGCAATGATTTCGCCCGCGATTATCCCGTGTCGACTAGCTTCCCACAGTGGGAGACGTTCCTTCATCATTTACCTTCCCGCCGTCCTTTGCGCCTATTTTATAGAGAAACCGTCGTAATCAGTGGCAATTTACGCAGCACAATTTGGAAGCTTATAGGCCGAATAATTCGTGTCTTAATTTGGTTGTAATTAAGAAGAATTTTGTCTAAAAACTAAGGCATTCCAATGAAATGTTTACTAAATACGTTTAACTCAAATTCAACATCTTTACGTTTAGTACGGTACAAGTTGAAGGGCGCCGTTAGCTATATTTGCGACAACTATGATTAAATTGGACATTGGCCAATTTTGGGAGTTTTTGAACGATCTCAAACTTAAAAGCCGGCTGAAGTGCAACTAATGTAGCACCAAAACAGTGTTTTGACGTAAGACAAGATCAAAAAAACAAGAGTTTCTGTTCATTCTTGACTGGTTGCACCAATCGATGTCTTATTCATTAAAAGACTGTCTAAACAAAATATTTGAGcagaaatttaaatgaaagTGATACGCTTGTAAAGTAAAACTTCATGAAAGTTTTATCAGCGAGATTGTCTTAGACCTCCCATGGGTCTGGGTTTTCGGTCTGTATTACGCAAATTACTTTGCATAATATACAGGTAGTTttagttttcaaacaaaagtcTTGGAATACCAACTGTAAACAAACTAATCTCGCACTTGTCGTTTATAATTACTGGCACAACGTAGCCTGCTACCCCTTTCGACGACTGCTACGCAGGCTCAGGGCACAACGTCCCTAAAAGCGAACATGTCAAATCCAGCGAGACTGAGACAAAGAGCAGCCGagaaaagttttttagtttcaaAGAAGAGGTTGATAATTCTGAGAAAAATGCCAGGAATGGAAAGATTATGGACACCAAAGAATCTTCGTGTCAAACTGAACTTGACGAAATCTTGAGGCGACAAATGAAGGAATCTGAAGACGAATTGGAACAAGTGCGACAGACAATGGAGGAAGAATCTGCTGAAGTGAAGGAGGACTTTGAAATAAGAGTGAGGAATGAGTATAATGAGATCATTAAAGCTAAAGACGAGCTTATTAGAGTTCTTACAGAGGAAAAAGACTTCTTTCGGAACGAACTTTGTGATCTGAGGAGATCATTCGACCTTTTCACTAGACACGTTCATCGCGATGCATTCCATCACCTTGGCTTGCGAAACGAGCACGAAATCCCTGACACCATTACAAAGTCAACGGCGAATGGAACTGCAAGCAGTTGCTGTGACAACGTCTTTAATATAGCGGACGACAGTGAACTTTTGACTCTCCTGCGGAAACGAGAAGAAATCTTGTTAGGAtcgtttaaaagagaaaaagctgCGATGCCAGAAAGGTTTCAGCAGGAGAAAGCCTCTTTGCGCAAAGTCGTGGAAGACGAATGTGAATCGAAGTACTCTTTTGAGCCAGCTTATCTGCTGCAGAGCATTGAAGTCCTCAAAGAAGGTCTTGATAGTTTGAGAATTCAAAAACATgaacttgccaaaattttcgaaGGGGAAAAGAATGCCATGGAGCTCAGCTTTAAACAAAAGGAAGATGAACTGCGGCAGCAATTGAAACTAGAACTTCAGGGGAAAATGATTCTTGCTCAAAAACAATGGGCCCGCACTAAAATTTAACAAGACCAAACGTTAGTTCGTTAATGAATTCATATTTCATGTTCGGGAATTTAATTGGCTGAGAGCAATACAGTGTTTAGTTAACAGAGCAAAACACGAGGAAGTATAATGCAAAGgaaggaaataaaatgaaaatatctcGAGGAACGTAGAACTAAAGGTTGGCTACTAAACAGTAAAAGAAAGACTTAAGAACCACTTTAAGGTCGCCCGTGACACTGGGATGTATTTTGGCGACGAATTGTGatccagtaattttttttcgtgtatattatttcactgcatgtaagggaatccaggacagtcttggattctggattccacgacTTGGACTCCGGATTCCAGGCACtagattccagtctttgtcagttgtcagtggAGCTTGGCCCAGGAGCCCGGATTcgacaagcaaaaatttcccgggttCAGGATTCCTTAACGAAAAATTCCCTGGATTCTGGAATCAGGATTCCCTCAAATTGGGCGAATTATTAAGGGATAATCATACGACTTTAATTTTCTCGGTTAATTTGTTATTACACTCAATTATTATTGCGTTGACAGCCTTTTATATATTCTCTTTGATTTAAAcgtaataatttaaaatataatttcatTACCTACAAAACTGTAGGAAGTTTATTTCCTAAATGACCGACTATCGTGTTTATACAACATTGATTTATCTTAAATGTAATATTCTACAAAGCACTAGCCACATGCTACATGTAGTCATTGATTGCCTTTTAATGGAAACTGCTACTGATACCTCCACTGCTGCATGACCTGTAAGTTGGTTAACTTCCCGCTACCATACAAAAGTCTGTACAATTTTGTGTGGACTTTGTGGAGCAATAATGTC encodes:
- the LOC140938049 gene encoding uncharacterized protein, giving the protein MDTKESSCQTELDEILRRQMKESEDELEQVRQTMEEESAEVKEDFEIRVRNEYNEIIKAKDELIRVLTEEKDFFRNELCDLRRSFDLFTRHVHRDAFHHLGLRNEHEIPDTITKSTANGTASSCCDNVFNIADDSELLTLLRKREEILLGSFKREKAAMPERFQQEKASLRKVVEDECESKYSFEPAYLLQSIEVLKEGLDSLRIQKHELAKIFEGEKNAMELSFKQKEDELRQQLKLELQGKMILAQKQWARTKI